One region of Jonesiaceae bacterium BS-20 genomic DNA includes:
- a CDS encoding glycoside hydrolase family 43 protein has product MLRTADIQIRDPFILQVDSLFYMFGTTDSSPWSGPGTGFNCYSSSDLELWDGPFAAFTPPKDFWGVTNYWAPEVKQVGDQFFMTATFCADSGSRGTAILVSDHPTGPYRPHSNGPVTPPDWMCLDGTLFEQAGHMWLVFCREWTEVIDGQIYAQQLSADLTYAIGQPQLLFSAAQAPWVRPITDARTNGVPSYVTDGPFLHGLSDGALLMMWSSFGQGGYTVGLVRSDSGLLAGPWTHLADPLWPQDGGHGMLFFDPTGQLQLSLHAPNDTPLERAVFHPVQEVADPQHPGHLTLACG; this is encoded by the coding sequence GTGTTACGCACCGCTGATATTCAGATTCGAGACCCATTCATCTTGCAGGTGGACAGCCTGTTCTACATGTTTGGCACCACGGATTCCTCGCCGTGGTCGGGTCCGGGGACCGGATTCAACTGCTACTCCAGCAGCGACCTGGAACTATGGGATGGGCCGTTTGCCGCGTTCACACCACCCAAAGACTTTTGGGGCGTCACTAACTATTGGGCGCCGGAGGTGAAACAGGTGGGCGACCAGTTCTTCATGACGGCCACCTTTTGTGCCGATTCTGGATCACGGGGCACAGCAATTTTGGTCAGTGACCACCCCACCGGACCCTACCGTCCGCATTCCAACGGCCCGGTGACCCCGCCCGATTGGATGTGTCTTGATGGCACGTTATTTGAGCAAGCGGGCCACATGTGGCTGGTATTTTGCCGCGAGTGGACCGAGGTCATTGATGGGCAAATCTACGCCCAACAGTTGAGTGCGGATCTCACCTACGCTATTGGGCAACCGCAGCTGCTGTTCAGTGCCGCACAAGCCCCCTGGGTCAGGCCCATCACAGATGCACGCACCAACGGCGTGCCAAGTTATGTTACTGATGGTCCATTCCTGCACGGGTTAAGCGATGGCGCCCTGCTGATGATGTGGTCGAGTTTTGGGCAGGGTGGGTACACCGTCGGTCTGGTCAGATCCGATTCCGGTCTACTTGCGGGCCCCTGGACCCACCTGGCAGACCCGTTGTGGCCCCAAGATGGTGGGCACGGCATGCTCTTTTTTGATCCCACCGGGCAGCTGCAACTATCGCTGCATGCACCGAATGACACACCGCTTGAGCGCGCAGTTTTCCACCCGGTTCAAGAGGTTGCAGACCCTCAGCACCCGGGGCATTTGACCTTAGCTTGCGGGTAA